In Streptomyces chartreusis NRRL 3882, the following are encoded in one genomic region:
- the ruvA gene encoding Holliday junction branch migration protein RuvA has product MIAFVSGTVAALAPDAAVVEVGGVGMAVQCTPNTLSTLRTGQPAKLHTSLVVREDSLTLYGFADDDERQTFELLQTASGVGPRLAQSMLAVHTPDALRRAVATGDEKALTAVPGIGKKGAQKLLLELKDRLGEPVGTPAVGTPAGDGWRDQLHAALIGLGYATREADEAVAAVAPQAEAAGGTPQVGQLLKAALQTLNRAR; this is encoded by the coding sequence ATGATCGCCTTCGTCAGCGGCACCGTCGCCGCGCTCGCCCCCGACGCCGCGGTCGTCGAGGTCGGCGGCGTCGGCATGGCCGTCCAGTGCACGCCGAACACGCTGTCCACGCTCCGCACGGGCCAGCCCGCCAAGCTGCACACCTCCCTCGTCGTACGGGAGGACTCACTGACCCTGTACGGCTTCGCCGACGACGACGAGCGGCAGACCTTCGAGCTGCTCCAGACGGCCAGCGGCGTGGGACCGCGGCTCGCCCAGTCGATGCTCGCCGTGCACACCCCGGACGCCCTGCGCCGGGCCGTCGCCACCGGCGACGAGAAGGCGCTCACCGCCGTCCCCGGCATCGGCAAGAAGGGCGCGCAGAAGCTGCTGTTGGAGCTGAAGGACCGGCTCGGCGAACCGGTCGGCACGCCCGCCGTCGGTACACCCGCCGGCGACGGCTGGCGCGACCAGCTGCACGCCGCCCTGATCGGCCTCGGCTACGCGACCCGGGAGGCCGACGAGGCCGTGGCCGCCGTCGCTCCGCAGGCCGAGGCGGCAGGGGGCACGCCGCAGGTGGGACAGCTGCTGAAGGCGGCCCTGCAGACCCTGAACCGCGCCCGATAG
- a CDS encoding adenine phosphoribosyltransferase, giving the protein MTDIRELLLSRIRDVADYPEPGVMFKDITPLLADPAAFTALTDALAEIAERTGATKVVGLEARGFILGAPVAVRAGIGFIPVRKAGKLPGATLGQAYDLEYGSAEIEVHAEDLSADDRVLVVDDVLATGGTAEASVQLIRRAGAEVAGLAVLMELGFLSGRARLEPALNGAPLEALLTV; this is encoded by the coding sequence ATGACCGACATCAGGGAGCTGCTGCTCAGCCGCATCAGGGACGTGGCGGACTACCCGGAGCCGGGCGTGATGTTCAAGGACATCACCCCGCTCCTGGCGGACCCGGCGGCGTTCACCGCGCTCACCGACGCCCTCGCCGAGATCGCCGAGCGCACCGGTGCCACCAAGGTCGTCGGCCTGGAGGCCCGGGGCTTCATCCTCGGCGCCCCGGTCGCCGTCCGCGCCGGCATCGGCTTCATCCCCGTACGCAAGGCGGGCAAGCTCCCCGGAGCCACCCTCGGCCAGGCCTACGACCTGGAGTACGGCTCGGCGGAGATCGAGGTGCACGCCGAGGACCTGAGCGCCGACGACCGTGTCCTGGTCGTCGACGACGTCCTCGCCACCGGCGGCACCGCCGAGGCCTCGGTCCAGCTCATCCGCCGGGCCGGCGCCGAGGTCGCGGGCCTCGCCGTCCTCATGGAGCTCGGCTTCCTGAGCGGCCGCGCCCGCCTGGAACCGGCGCTGAACGGTGCCCCGCTGGAGGCGCTGCTCACGGTCTAG
- the yajC gene encoding preprotein translocase subunit YajC has protein sequence MSLLTLLPFIVLIGAMFLMTRSAKKKQQQAVEMRNQMQPGSGVRTIGGMYATVKEVNEDTVLVDAGPGVELLFAKNAIGAVLTDDEYNRIVHGIEHDLKSDADLVPDDASSLTETGDSAADADADDKAVDLGKKDAADEQPDDAPAGEAKTDEEPKKTDGDSEAK, from the coding sequence GTGAGTCTCCTGACCCTCCTCCCGTTCATCGTGCTCATCGGGGCCATGTTCCTGATGACCCGGTCGGCCAAGAAGAAGCAGCAGCAGGCCGTGGAGATGCGGAACCAAATGCAGCCCGGCAGCGGTGTCCGCACCATCGGGGGCATGTACGCCACGGTCAAGGAGGTGAACGAGGACACCGTCCTCGTCGACGCCGGTCCGGGCGTCGAGCTCCTCTTCGCCAAGAACGCCATCGGTGCCGTCCTCACCGACGACGAGTACAACCGCATCGTCCACGGCATCGAGCACGACCTGAAGTCCGACGCCGACCTCGTCCCGGACGACGCCTCCTCCCTCACCGAGACCGGCGACTCCGCCGCCGACGCCGACGCTGACGACAAGGCCGTCGACCTCGGCAAGAAGGACGCGGCCGACGAGCAGCCCGACGACGCCCCGGCCGGCGAGGCGAAGACGGACGAAGAGCCGAAGAAGACCGACGGCGACTCCGAGGCGAAGTAG
- the secD gene encoding protein translocase subunit SecD — MATPKKGRSASAQSKPGRSLALILIAIAALTGGMFASGHTTPRLGIDLAGGTSITLEAVPEAGNEAAINKTNMDTAVSIMERRVNGLGVSEAEVQTQGRDNIIVNIPKGTNSEQARKQVGTTAKLYFRPVIATEVSGGPGAASPSPSPTGSPSDRPSGKATDKPEATDKGSASPSASPTTQGRAVTDALKADATPSASVSDKAKASPSPSASGGGAADDASKLQEQYAKLDCTNAQTRSKVGDGVKASQPTLACGKNSQGQWQKYILGPAEVDGTDVDKAQAVLNTQSGAGWTVTMDFTDAGGKKFADITGKLAKNQSPQNQFAIVLDGDVVSDPYVRQALTGGNAEISGNFNQQSAQDLANMLSYGALPLTFREDSVSTVTAALGGDQLKAGLIAGAIGLALVVIYLLLYYRGLAFIAILSLLVSAALTYTIMALLGPTINFALNLPAVCGAIVAIGITADSFIVYFERVRDEIREGRTLRPAVERAWPRARRTILVSDFVSFLAAAVLFIVTVGKVQGFAFTLGLTTLLDVVVVFLFTKPLLTLMARRPFFANGHKWSGLDPKSLGAKPPLRRTRRPAAPVDTKEA, encoded by the coding sequence GTGGCCACACCTAAAAAGGGCCGGAGCGCGAGCGCCCAGAGCAAGCCGGGGCGCTCGCTGGCCCTGATCCTGATCGCCATCGCGGCGCTCACCGGTGGGATGTTCGCCTCGGGACACACGACACCGCGTCTCGGCATCGACCTGGCCGGCGGTACGAGCATCACGCTCGAAGCGGTTCCCGAGGCCGGCAACGAGGCGGCGATCAACAAGACCAACATGGACACCGCCGTCTCCATCATGGAGCGCCGTGTCAATGGTCTGGGCGTCTCCGAGGCCGAGGTCCAGACGCAGGGCCGGGACAACATCATCGTCAACATCCCCAAGGGCACGAACTCCGAGCAGGCCCGCAAGCAGGTCGGCACCACCGCCAAGCTGTACTTCCGCCCGGTCATCGCCACCGAGGTCTCCGGCGGCCCCGGCGCGGCCAGCCCCTCGCCGAGCCCCACGGGAAGCCCCTCGGACAGGCCGTCCGGCAAGGCCACCGACAAGCCCGAGGCCACCGACAAGGGCTCCGCCTCCCCGTCCGCCTCTCCCACCACGCAGGGCCGCGCGGTCACGGACGCCCTGAAGGCCGACGCGACGCCGTCCGCGAGCGTCTCGGACAAGGCGAAGGCCAGCCCCTCCCCGTCCGCGTCCGGCGGCGGTGCCGCCGACGACGCGAGCAAGCTCCAGGAGCAGTACGCCAAGCTCGACTGCACCAACGCGCAGACCCGCTCCAAGGTGGGCGACGGCGTCAAGGCCTCCCAGCCCACCCTGGCCTGCGGCAAGAACTCGCAGGGGCAGTGGCAGAAGTACATCCTCGGCCCCGCCGAGGTCGACGGCACCGACGTCGACAAGGCCCAGGCCGTCCTGAACACCCAGAGCGGTGCGGGCTGGACGGTCACGATGGACTTCACCGACGCGGGCGGCAAGAAGTTCGCGGACATCACCGGCAAGCTGGCGAAGAACCAGTCGCCGCAGAACCAGTTCGCGATCGTCCTCGACGGCGACGTGGTCTCCGACCCGTACGTGCGGCAGGCGCTGACCGGCGGCAACGCGGAGATCTCCGGCAACTTCAACCAGCAGTCCGCCCAGGACCTCGCCAACATGCTGAGCTACGGTGCGCTGCCGCTGACCTTCAGGGAGGACAGCGTTTCGACCGTCACCGCCGCGCTCGGCGGTGACCAGCTGAAGGCCGGTCTGATCGCCGGTGCGATCGGCCTCGCGCTGGTCGTCATCTACCTGCTGCTCTACTACCGCGGCCTGGCGTTCATCGCGATCCTCTCGCTGCTGGTCTCCGCCGCCCTGACCTACACGATCATGGCGTTGCTCGGCCCGACCATCAATTTCGCGCTGAATCTGCCGGCCGTGTGCGGTGCCATCGTGGCGATCGGCATCACGGCGGACTCGTTCATCGTGTACTTCGAACGCGTCCGCGACGAGATCCGGGAGGGCCGCACGCTGCGCCCCGCCGTCGAGCGGGCCTGGCCGCGCGCCCGGCGCACCATCCTGGTCTCCGACTTCGTGTCGTTCCTCGCCGCCGCGGTGCTCTTCATCGTCACCGTCGGCAAGGTCCAGGGCTTCGCGTTCACGCTCGGCCTGACCACCCTGCTCGACGTGGTCGTCGTGTTCCTCTTCACCAAGCCGCTGCTGACGCTGATGGCCCGCCGCCCGTTCTTCGCGAACGGCCACAAGTGGTCCGGCCTCGACCCGAAGAGCCTGGGTGCGAAGCCCCCGCTGCGCCGCACCCGCCGCCCCGCCGCCCCCGTCGACACCAAGGAGGCCTGA
- the ruvB gene encoding Holliday junction branch migration DNA helicase RuvB, whose protein sequence is MNWDDTTDADAAERLVDSVADREDQAVEAALRPKDLGEFIGQEKVREQLDLVLRAARARGATADHVLLSGAPGLGKTTLSMIIAAEMGAPIRITSGPAIQHAGDLAAILSSLQEGEVLFLDEIHRMSRPAEEMLYMAMEDFRVDVIVGKGPGATAIPLELPPFTLVGATTRAGLLPPPLRDRFGFTAHMEFYEPAELERVIHRSADLLEVEIEPDGAAEIAGRSRGTPRIANRLLRRVRDYAQVKADGLITKDIAAAALAVYEVDGRGLDRLDRGVLEALLKLFGGGPVGLSTLAVAVGEERETVEEVAEPFLVREGLLARTPRGRVATPAAWAHLGLTPPRSQTAGNGQQDLFGA, encoded by the coding sequence ATGAACTGGGACGACACGACCGACGCCGATGCCGCCGAGCGGCTGGTGGACTCCGTCGCCGACCGTGAGGACCAGGCCGTCGAGGCCGCCCTGCGCCCCAAGGACCTGGGCGAGTTCATCGGCCAGGAGAAGGTCCGCGAGCAGCTCGACCTCGTCCTGCGCGCCGCACGCGCGCGTGGTGCCACCGCGGACCACGTGCTGCTCTCCGGCGCCCCCGGCCTCGGCAAGACCACCCTGTCGATGATCATCGCGGCCGAGATGGGCGCCCCCATCCGCATCACCTCGGGCCCCGCCATCCAGCACGCCGGCGACCTCGCCGCGATCCTCTCCTCCCTCCAGGAGGGCGAGGTCCTCTTCCTCGACGAGATCCACCGCATGTCCCGGCCCGCCGAGGAGATGCTGTACATGGCGATGGAGGACTTCCGCGTCGACGTCATCGTCGGCAAGGGCCCCGGCGCCACCGCCATCCCGCTGGAGCTGCCCCCCTTCACCCTGGTCGGCGCCACCACGCGCGCGGGCCTGCTGCCGCCCCCGCTGCGCGACCGCTTCGGCTTCACCGCGCACATGGAGTTCTACGAACCGGCCGAACTGGAACGGGTCATCCACCGCTCCGCCGACCTCCTCGAGGTCGAGATCGAGCCGGACGGCGCCGCCGAGATCGCCGGGCGTTCCCGCGGCACGCCCCGCATCGCCAACCGTCTGCTGCGCCGCGTCCGGGACTACGCGCAGGTCAAGGCCGACGGCCTGATCACCAAGGACATCGCGGCCGCCGCCCTCGCCGTCTACGAGGTGGACGGCCGCGGCCTCGACCGCCTCGACCGGGGCGTGCTGGAAGCCCTGCTCAAGCTGTTCGGCGGCGGCCCCGTGGGCCTGTCCACGCTCGCGGTCGCGGTGGGGGAGGAGCGTGAGACCGTGGAGGAGGTCGCCGAGCCCTTCCTGGTGCGCGAGGGCCTGCTGGCCCGCACCCCGCGCGGCCGGGTCGCCACCCCCGCCGCATGGGCACATCTCGGCCTCACCCCGCCCCGTTCCCAGACCGCCGGAAACGGACAACAGGACCTGTTCGGGGCGTGA
- a CDS encoding DUF349 domain-containing protein: MSSDPWGRVDETGTVYVRTADGEQVVGSWQAGSPDEALAYFERKYEGLVVEIGLLEKRVKTTDLSAKDAQAAIDHIREQVDAHHAVGDLDALRVRLDKLTELVEARREERKAQRAKQSDEARKAKEALVAEAEELAQSDQWRAAGERLRALVDTWKGLPRLDRKSDDELWHRFSHARSAFSKRRKQHFAQLDAQREEARRTKERLVSEAEALSNSTDWGATAARYRELMAEWKAAGRAQREHEDDLWNRFRGAQDVFFAARSSVFAERDAEQAENLKLKEELAEEAEKLLPITDLKASRAAFRSINERWEAIGHVPRDARPKVEGRMHAVERALQEAEETEWRRTNPEARARAEGLTGQLQAAVDKLRGQIEQARAQGNNAKADKLERELEGRQALLDQALKGLQEFGG, translated from the coding sequence GTGAGCAGCGACCCGTGGGGCCGCGTCGACGAGACGGGGACCGTGTACGTGCGTACGGCCGACGGCGAGCAGGTCGTCGGTTCGTGGCAGGCAGGCTCCCCCGATGAGGCGCTGGCCTATTTCGAGCGCAAGTACGAGGGCCTGGTTGTCGAGATCGGCCTCCTCGAGAAGCGAGTGAAGACCACCGACCTGTCGGCGAAGGACGCCCAGGCGGCCATCGACCACATCCGGGAGCAGGTCGACGCGCACCACGCGGTGGGCGACCTGGACGCCCTGCGGGTCCGGCTGGACAAGCTCACCGAGCTGGTGGAGGCGCGCCGCGAGGAGCGCAAGGCGCAGCGGGCGAAGCAGTCCGACGAGGCGCGCAAGGCCAAGGAGGCTCTGGTCGCCGAGGCGGAGGAGCTGGCGCAGTCCGACCAGTGGCGGGCGGCCGGTGAGCGGCTGCGGGCCCTGGTGGACACCTGGAAGGGTCTGCCGAGGCTGGACCGCAAGTCCGACGACGAGCTGTGGCACCGCTTCTCGCACGCGCGGTCGGCGTTCTCCAAGCGGCGCAAGCAGCACTTCGCGCAGCTGGACGCCCAGCGCGAGGAGGCGCGGCGGACCAAGGAGCGGCTGGTCTCCGAGGCCGAGGCGCTGTCGAACTCGACGGACTGGGGTGCGACGGCAGCGCGGTACCGCGAGCTGATGGCCGAGTGGAAGGCCGCCGGCCGGGCCCAGCGCGAGCACGAGGACGACCTGTGGAACCGCTTCCGCGGTGCCCAGGACGTCTTCTTCGCCGCGCGCAGCTCGGTCTTCGCCGAGCGGGACGCCGAGCAGGCGGAGAACCTGAAGCTCAAGGAGGAGCTGGCCGAGGAAGCCGAGAAGCTCCTGCCGATCACGGACCTGAAGGCATCCCGGGCCGCGTTCCGTTCGATCAACGAGCGGTGGGAGGCCATCGGTCATGTGCCGCGCGACGCCCGGCCCAAGGTCGAGGGCCGTATGCACGCCGTCGAGCGGGCCCTCCAGGAGGCGGAGGAGACCGAGTGGCGCCGGACGAACCCGGAGGCACGCGCGCGTGCCGAGGGTCTGACCGGCCAGCTCCAGGCCGCCGTGGACAAGCTGAGGGGCCAGATCGAGCAGGCCCGGGCGCAGGGCAACAACGCCAAGGCCGACAAGCTCGAGCGTGAGCTCGAGGGCCGGCAGGCGCTGCTGGACCAGGCGCTGAAGGGTCTCCAGGAGTTCGGAGGCTGA
- the secF gene encoding protein translocase subunit SecF, whose amino-acid sequence MSKLGTLGARLHRGEVGYDFVKNRKIWYGLSILITITAIVGLAVRGLNMGIEFQGGAVFNTPKNTSASVSQAERYAEEASGHDAIVQKLGDGSLRIQVAGIDTGAADKIKDKLSDDLKIDAEQINAELVGPSWGDQIASKAWQGLGIFLVLVVIYLAIAFEWRMALAAFVALIHDITITVGIYALVGFEVTPGTVIGLLTILGYSLYDTVVVFDSLKEQTKDITKQTRWTYSDVANRSINSTLVRSINTTVVALLPVAGLLFIGGGVLGAGMLNDISLSLFVGLAAGAYSSIFIATPLVADLKEREPQLKALRKRVLAKRAQSGVQGETEAHGADESYDGEPEDAAPAVVGPRNQPASRSRGRGRPSGKRR is encoded by the coding sequence ATGTCGAAACTCGGCACCCTCGGCGCCCGACTGCACCGTGGCGAGGTCGGCTACGACTTCGTCAAGAACCGCAAGATCTGGTACGGCCTCTCCATCCTGATCACCATCACGGCCATCGTCGGCCTGGCGGTCCGCGGCCTGAACATGGGCATCGAGTTCCAGGGCGGCGCCGTCTTCAACACCCCGAAGAACACCAGTGCCTCGGTGTCCCAGGCGGAGCGGTACGCGGAAGAGGCCTCCGGCCACGACGCGATCGTCCAGAAGCTCGGCGACGGCAGCCTGCGCATCCAGGTGGCCGGCATCGACACCGGTGCGGCCGACAAGATCAAGGACAAGCTCTCCGACGACCTCAAGATCGACGCGGAGCAGATCAACGCCGAACTGGTCGGCCCCAGCTGGGGTGACCAGATCGCCAGCAAGGCCTGGCAGGGCCTCGGCATCTTCCTGGTCCTCGTGGTGATCTACCTGGCGATCGCCTTCGAGTGGCGCATGGCGCTCGCCGCGTTCGTCGCCCTGATCCACGACATCACCATCACGGTCGGCATCTACGCCCTGGTCGGGTTCGAGGTCACACCGGGCACGGTGATCGGTCTGCTGACCATCCTCGGCTACTCGCTCTACGACACGGTCGTGGTCTTCGACAGCCTCAAGGAACAGACCAAGGACATCACCAAGCAGACCCGCTGGACCTACAGCGACGTCGCCAACCGCTCGATCAACAGCACCCTGGTCCGCTCCATCAACACCACGGTGGTCGCACTGCTGCCGGTGGCGGGCCTGCTGTTCATCGGTGGCGGTGTCCTCGGCGCCGGCATGCTGAACGACATCTCGCTGTCGCTGTTCGTCGGCCTCGCCGCCGGTGCGTACTCCTCGATCTTCATCGCCACGCCGCTCGTCGCCGACCTCAAGGAGCGCGAGCCGCAGCTGAAGGCCCTCAGGAAGCGCGTCCTCGCCAAGCGGGCCCAGTCCGGCGTCCAGGGCGAGACCGAGGCCCACGGCGCCGACGAGTCGTACGACGGCGAGCCCGAGGACGCCGCGCCCGCGGTCGTCGGCCCCCGCAACCAGCCCGCGTCCCGCAGCCGGGGCCGTGGCCGTCCCTCGGGGAAGCGCCGATGA
- the ruvC gene encoding crossover junction endodeoxyribonuclease RuvC has protein sequence MRVLGVDPGLTRCGVGVVEGVAGRPLTMVGVGVVRTPVDADLGHRLVAIEQGIEQWLDEHRPECVAVERVFSQHNVRTVMGTAQASAVAMLCAARRGIPVALHTPSEVKAAVTGSGRADKAQVGAMVTRLLRLSAPPKPADAADALALAICHIWRAPAQNRLQQAVALHTSKGRTA, from the coding sequence GTGCGCGTTCTGGGGGTGGACCCGGGCCTGACCCGGTGCGGTGTCGGCGTGGTCGAGGGCGTCGCCGGGCGGCCGCTCACCATGGTCGGCGTCGGCGTCGTCCGCACGCCCGTGGACGCGGACCTCGGCCACCGCCTCGTCGCCATCGAGCAGGGCATCGAACAGTGGCTGGACGAGCACCGGCCCGAGTGCGTCGCCGTGGAGCGCGTCTTCAGCCAGCACAACGTCCGTACGGTGATGGGCACGGCCCAGGCCAGCGCCGTCGCCATGCTCTGTGCCGCCCGCCGCGGCATTCCCGTCGCCCTGCACACCCCCAGCGAGGTCAAGGCCGCCGTCACCGGCAGCGGCCGGGCCGACAAGGCCCAGGTGGGCGCCATGGTGACCCGCCTGCTCCGGCTCAGCGCACCGCCCAAGCCCGCCGACGCGGCCGACGCCCTCGCCCTCGCCATCTGCCACATCTGGCGCGCCCCCGCGCAGAACCGACTCCAGCAGGCCGTCGCCCTGCACACATCGAAAGGCCGTACGGCATGA
- the relA gene encoding GTP pyrophosphokinase: MPDEAQHLTAAKPESASAAAAKPAPNAPHAKNDTRGPVEHAQSAPVDKPAEQARPKPAPPVRQAAGQPARTGSSNRVRARLARLGVQRANPYNPVLEPLLRIVRSNDPKIETSTLRQIERAYQVAERWHRGQKRKSGDPYITHPLAVTTILAELGMDPATLMAGLLHDTVEDTEYGLDDLRRDFGDVVTLLVDGVTKLDKVKFGEAAQAETVRKMVVAMAKDPRVLVIKLADRLHNMRTMRYLKREKQEKKARETLEIYAPLAHRLGMNTIKWELEDLAFAILYPKMYDEIVRLVAERAPKRDEYLAIVTDEVQQDLRAARIKATVTGRPKHYYSVYQKMIVRGRDFAEIYDLVGIRVLVDTVRDCYAALGTVHARWNPVPGRFKDYIAMPKFNMYQSLHTTVIGPGGKPVELQIRTFDMHRRAEYGIAAHWKYKQEAVAGASKVRTDAPKSSGKDKDAINDMAWLRQLLDWQKETEDPGEFLESLRFDLSRNEVFVFTPKGDVIALPAGATPVDFAYAVHTEVGHRTIGARVNGRLVPLESTLDNGDLVEVFTSKASGAGPSRDWLGFVKSPRARNKIRAWFSKERRDEAIEQGKDAIVRAMRKQNLPIQRILTGDSLVTLAHEMRYADISALYAAIGEGHVSAQNIVQKLVQALGGEEAATEEIDESVPPARGRSRKRRSSADPGVVVKGVEDVWVKLARCCTPVPGDPIMGFVTRGSGVSVHRTDCVNVDSLSREPERILEVEWAPTQSSVFLVAIQVEALDRSRLLSDVTRVLSDQHVNILSAAVQTSRDRVATSRFTFEMGDPKHLGHVLKAVRGVEGVYDVYRVTSARSRS, translated from the coding sequence TTGCCAGACGAGGCCCAGCACCTGACCGCCGCCAAGCCCGAGTCCGCCTCGGCAGCCGCGGCCAAGCCCGCGCCGAACGCGCCCCACGCGAAGAACGACACCCGCGGGCCGGTCGAGCACGCCCAGTCGGCGCCGGTCGACAAGCCCGCCGAGCAGGCGCGCCCCAAGCCCGCCCCGCCCGTGCGCCAGGCCGCCGGCCAGCCCGCCCGGACCGGCTCCTCCAACCGCGTCCGCGCCCGCCTGGCCCGTCTAGGCGTCCAGCGCGCGAACCCGTACAACCCGGTGCTGGAGCCGTTGCTGCGGATAGTCCGCAGCAACGACCCGAAGATCGAGACGTCCACGCTCCGCCAGATCGAGCGCGCCTACCAGGTCGCCGAGCGCTGGCACCGCGGCCAGAAGCGCAAGAGCGGCGACCCGTACATCACGCACCCCCTCGCGGTGACGACCATCCTCGCCGAGCTGGGCATGGATCCGGCCACCCTCATGGCCGGCCTGCTGCATGACACGGTCGAGGACACCGAGTACGGCCTGGACGACCTGCGCCGCGACTTCGGCGACGTCGTCACCCTGCTCGTCGACGGTGTCACCAAGCTGGACAAGGTCAAGTTCGGCGAGGCCGCGCAGGCCGAGACCGTGCGCAAGATGGTCGTCGCCATGGCCAAGGACCCGCGCGTCCTGGTCATCAAGCTCGCCGACCGCCTGCACAACATGCGCACCATGCGCTACCTCAAGCGCGAGAAGCAGGAGAAGAAGGCGCGCGAGACCCTGGAGATCTACGCGCCGCTCGCCCACCGCCTGGGCATGAACACCATCAAGTGGGAGCTGGAGGACCTCGCGTTCGCGATCCTCTACCCCAAGATGTACGACGAGATAGTACGTCTGGTCGCCGAGCGCGCTCCGAAGCGCGACGAGTACCTCGCCATCGTCACCGACGAGGTCCAGCAGGACCTGCGGGCGGCCCGCATCAAGGCGACCGTCACCGGCCGCCCGAAGCACTACTACAGCGTCTACCAGAAGATGATCGTCCGCGGCCGTGACTTCGCGGAGATCTACGACCTGGTGGGCATCCGCGTCCTCGTGGACACCGTCCGTGACTGCTACGCGGCCCTCGGCACGGTGCACGCGCGGTGGAACCCGGTCCCCGGCCGGTTCAAGGACTACATCGCGATGCCCAAGTTCAACATGTACCAGTCGCTGCACACGACGGTCATCGGCCCCGGCGGCAAACCGGTCGAGCTCCAGATCCGCACGTTCGACATGCACCGCCGCGCCGAGTACGGCATCGCCGCGCACTGGAAGTACAAGCAGGAAGCCGTCGCCGGCGCCTCCAAGGTGCGCACGGACGCGCCCAAGTCCTCCGGCAAGGACAAGGACGCCATCAACGACATGGCGTGGCTGCGGCAGCTGCTCGACTGGCAGAAGGAGACCGAGGACCCCGGCGAGTTCCTGGAGTCGCTGCGCTTCGACCTCTCCCGCAACGAGGTCTTCGTCTTCACTCCCAAGGGCGACGTCATAGCGCTCCCGGCGGGTGCCACACCGGTGGACTTCGCCTACGCGGTCCACACCGAGGTCGGCCACCGCACCATAGGAGCCCGGGTCAACGGCCGGCTGGTCCCGCTGGAGTCCACCCTCGACAACGGCGACCTGGTCGAGGTCTTCACCTCCAAGGCGTCCGGCGCCGGCCCGTCGCGCGACTGGCTCGGCTTCGTCAAGTCACCGCGCGCCCGCAACAAGATCCGGGCCTGGTTCTCCAAGGAGCGCCGTGACGAGGCGATCGAGCAGGGCAAGGACGCCATCGTCCGCGCCATGCGCAAGCAGAACCTGCCGATCCAGCGCATCCTGACCGGCGACTCCCTGGTGACCCTCGCGCACGAGATGCGCTACGCGGACATCTCCGCGCTGTACGCGGCGATCGGCGAGGGCCATGTCTCCGCGCAGAACATCGTGCAGAAACTCGTCCAGGCCCTCGGCGGCGAGGAGGCCGCCACCGAGGAGATCGACGAGTCGGTCCCGCCGGCCCGCGGACGCAGCCGCAAGCGCCGCTCCAGCGCCGACCCGGGCGTCGTGGTGAAGGGCGTCGAGGACGTGTGGGTCAAACTGGCCCGCTGCTGTACGCCCGTCCCCGGCGACCCCATCATGGGCTTCGTCACGCGGGGCAGCGGCGTATCGGTTCACCGCACCGACTGCGTCAACGTCGACTCGCTGTCCCGTGAGCCCGAGCGGATTCTCGAGGTCGAGTGGGCGCCCACCCAGTCCTCGGTCTTCCTGGTCGCCATCCAGGTCGAGGCCCTGGACCGTTCCCGGCTCCTCTCGGACGTCACTCGCGTCCTGTCCGACCAGCACGTCAACATCCTCTCCGCGGCCGTCCAGACCTCCCGCGACCGTGTCGCCACCTCCCGCTTCACCTTCGAGATGGGCGACCCGAAGCACCTCGGCCATGTGCTGAAGGCGGTCCGGGGCGTGGAGGGCGTCTACGACGTGTACCGGGTGACGTCGGCGCGCAGCAGGTCGTAA